The following coding sequences are from one Sander lucioperca isolate FBNREF2018 chromosome 2, SLUC_FBN_1.2, whole genome shotgun sequence window:
- the cdc14b gene encoding dual specificity protein phosphatase CDC14B isoform X8, whose product MKRKSERRRAESRKKRCAAHSEAELNSDIYTEITDQLYFAILKQKIKNTAERHCFCIDEELAYENFYADFGPLNLAMFYRFCCKLTKKLTSITLSRKKIIFYTCGDQKKQANAAYLIGSYAVMHLNMMPEDAYSLLVSRNSTYIPFRDASFGTCMYNLNILDCLRGVHKALQYGWLDFSNFDVEEYEHYERAENGDLNWIIPKKFLAFSGPHPKSKIENGYPLHAPEAYIPYFRKHNITTVIRLNKKMYDARRFTESGFEHHDLFFVDGSTPNDAIVRKFLNICENAEGAIAVHCKAGLGRTGTLIGCYMMKHYCLSAAEAIAWIRICRPGSIIGPQQNFVEDKQNSLWAEGDVFREKMLNEQENGKVAVTRILSGVDDITINGSNKNRASKKEETDLYNDDEERNGLTQGDKLRALKSKRQARSSSGSLSQEENKIHTRSSSQSLRVILQASVQGCTASINPMALSDQSDSRKRTRTSLPANGVGGRRTVSKGRKARSSLQSIRFSRLCHSIPKARAPLLR is encoded by the exons ATGAAGCGCAAGAGCGAGAGGAGACGAGCCGAGTCGAGGAAAAAGCGCTGTGCAGCTCACTCAGAGGCGGAGTTAAACTCAGATATTTACACTGAGATAACAG ATCAACTCTATTTCGCCATACTAAAACAAAAGATCAAGAACACAGCTGAACGACACTGTTTCTGCATAGACGAAGAGCTGGCATATGAGAA ctTCTATGCGGACTTTGGTCCCCTAAACCTGGCCATGTTTTATCGCTTCTGTTGCAAGCTGACAAAGAAGCTCACG TCCATTACGCTCTCAAGAAAGAAGATCATATTTTACACCTGTGGAGATCAGAAGAAACAAGCCAATGCCGCCTACCTAATCGGCTCGTATGCA GTAATGCATCTAAACATGATGCCAGAGGATGCATACAGTTTGCTGGTGTCAAGGAATTCAACATATATTCCATTCAG aGATGCTTCGTTTGGAACCTGCATGTACAATCTGAACATCCTAGATTGTCTTCGTGGTGTTCACAAG GCTCTGCAGTACGGCTGGCTGGACTTCTCCAACTTTGATGTGGAAGAATATGAGCACTATGAGAGGGCAGAAAATGGAGACTTAAACTGGATCATTCCAAAAAAGTTCCTTGCGTTCAGTGGGCCTCATCCAAAAAGCAAAATAGAGAATG GGTACCCTTTGCACGCTCCTGAGGCCTACATCCCATACTTCAGGAAACATAACATCACCACTGTCATCAGACTCAACAAGAAGATGTATGATGCCAGGCGCTTCACAGAATCTGGCTTTGAGCACCACGATCTGTTCTTTGTGGACGGGAGTACACCAAACGACGCCATCGTCAGGAAGTTCCTCAACATCTGCGAGAACGCAGAAGGAGCCATTGCTGTCCACTGCAAGG ctGGTCTGGGGAGGACTGGCACTCTGATCGGCTGTTACATGATGAAACATTACTGCCTGAGTGCTGCGGAGGCCATTGCCTGGATACGGATCTGCCGACCAGGGTCCATCATTGGGCCTCAGCAGAACTTTGTTGAAGA TAAGCAGAACAGTCTGTGGGCAGAGGGAGATGTTTTCCGGGAGAAGATGTTAAATGAACAAGAGAATGGCAAGGTGGCTGTAACCAGGATCCTGTCTGGTGTGGATGACATAACCATCAACGGGAGCAACAAGAACAGGGCATCCAAGAAAGAAGAAACAGACCTG tataATGATGACGAGGAGAGAAATGGCCTTACACAGGGTGATAAACTGCGAGCTCTGAAGAGCAAGAGGCAGGCCAGATCGTCCTCCGGTTCCCTTTC ACAAGAAGAGAATAAGATTCACACCAGGTCTTCATCACAGTCCCTAAG GGTCATATTGCAGGCCAGTGTTCAGGGCTGTACGGCCAGCATCAACCCCATGGCTCTGTCTGACCAATCGGACAGCAGGAAGAGGACTAGAACCTCACTGCCAGCAAACGGAGTAGGAGGAAG ACGCACCGTCTCCAAAGGACGTAAAGCTCGCAGTTCTTTGCAATCAATTCGATTTTCCAGGCTATG TCACTCCATACCCAAAGCTAGAGCTCCTCTACTTCGGTGA
- the cdc14b gene encoding dual specificity protein phosphatase CDC14B isoform X9: protein MKRKSERRRAESRKKRCAAHSEAELNSDIYTEITDQLYFAILKQKIKNTAERHCFCIDEELAYENFYADFGPLNLAMFYRFCCKLTKKLTSITLSRKKIIFYTCGDQKKQANAAYLIGSYAVMHLNMMPEDAYSLLVSRNSTYIPFRDASFGTCMYNLNILDCLRGVHKALQYGWLDFSNFDVEEYEHYERAENGDLNWIIPKKFLAFSGPHPKSKIENGYPLHAPEAYIPYFRKHNITTVIRLNKKMYDARRFTESGFEHHDLFFVDGSTPNDAIVRKFLNICENAEGAIAVHCKAGLGRTGTLIGCYMMKHYCLSAAEAIAWIRICRPGSIIGPQQNFVEDKQNSLWAEGDVFREKMLNEQENGKVAVTRILSGVDDITINGSNKNRASKKEETDLYNDDEERNGLTQGDKLRALKSKRQARSSSGSLSQEENKIHTRSSSQSLSRVILQASVQGCTASINPMALSDQSDSRKRTRTSLPANGVGGSHSIPKARAPLLR, encoded by the exons ATGAAGCGCAAGAGCGAGAGGAGACGAGCCGAGTCGAGGAAAAAGCGCTGTGCAGCTCACTCAGAGGCGGAGTTAAACTCAGATATTTACACTGAGATAACAG ATCAACTCTATTTCGCCATACTAAAACAAAAGATCAAGAACACAGCTGAACGACACTGTTTCTGCATAGACGAAGAGCTGGCATATGAGAA ctTCTATGCGGACTTTGGTCCCCTAAACCTGGCCATGTTTTATCGCTTCTGTTGCAAGCTGACAAAGAAGCTCACG TCCATTACGCTCTCAAGAAAGAAGATCATATTTTACACCTGTGGAGATCAGAAGAAACAAGCCAATGCCGCCTACCTAATCGGCTCGTATGCA GTAATGCATCTAAACATGATGCCAGAGGATGCATACAGTTTGCTGGTGTCAAGGAATTCAACATATATTCCATTCAG aGATGCTTCGTTTGGAACCTGCATGTACAATCTGAACATCCTAGATTGTCTTCGTGGTGTTCACAAG GCTCTGCAGTACGGCTGGCTGGACTTCTCCAACTTTGATGTGGAAGAATATGAGCACTATGAGAGGGCAGAAAATGGAGACTTAAACTGGATCATTCCAAAAAAGTTCCTTGCGTTCAGTGGGCCTCATCCAAAAAGCAAAATAGAGAATG GGTACCCTTTGCACGCTCCTGAGGCCTACATCCCATACTTCAGGAAACATAACATCACCACTGTCATCAGACTCAACAAGAAGATGTATGATGCCAGGCGCTTCACAGAATCTGGCTTTGAGCACCACGATCTGTTCTTTGTGGACGGGAGTACACCAAACGACGCCATCGTCAGGAAGTTCCTCAACATCTGCGAGAACGCAGAAGGAGCCATTGCTGTCCACTGCAAGG ctGGTCTGGGGAGGACTGGCACTCTGATCGGCTGTTACATGATGAAACATTACTGCCTGAGTGCTGCGGAGGCCATTGCCTGGATACGGATCTGCCGACCAGGGTCCATCATTGGGCCTCAGCAGAACTTTGTTGAAGA TAAGCAGAACAGTCTGTGGGCAGAGGGAGATGTTTTCCGGGAGAAGATGTTAAATGAACAAGAGAATGGCAAGGTGGCTGTAACCAGGATCCTGTCTGGTGTGGATGACATAACCATCAACGGGAGCAACAAGAACAGGGCATCCAAGAAAGAAGAAACAGACCTG tataATGATGACGAGGAGAGAAATGGCCTTACACAGGGTGATAAACTGCGAGCTCTGAAGAGCAAGAGGCAGGCCAGATCGTCCTCCGGTTCCCTTTC ACAAGAAGAGAATAAGATTCACACCAGGTCTTCATCACAGTCCCTAAG CAGGGTCATATTGCAGGCCAGTGTTCAGGGCTGTACGGCCAGCATCAACCCCATGGCTCTGTCTGACCAATCGGACAGCAGGAAGAGGACTAGAACCTCACTGCCAGCAAACGGAGTAGGAGGAAG TCACTCCATACCCAAAGCTAGAGCTCCTCTACTTCGGTGA
- the cdc14b gene encoding dual specificity protein phosphatase CDC14B isoform X7, which produces MKRKSERRRAESRKKRCAAHSEAELNSDIYTEITDQLYFAILKQKIKNTAERHCFCIDEELAYENFYADFGPLNLAMFYRFCCKLTKKLTSITLSRKKIIFYTCGDQKKQANAAYLIGSYAVMHLNMMPEDAYSLLVSRNSTYIPFRDASFGTCMYNLNILDCLRGVHKALQYGWLDFSNFDVEEYEHYERAENGDLNWIIPKKFLAFSGPHPKSKIENGYPLHAPEAYIPYFRKHNITTVIRLNKKMYDARRFTESGFEHHDLFFVDGSTPNDAIVRKFLNICENAEGAIAVHCKAGLGRTGTLIGCYMMKHYCLSAAEAIAWIRICRPGSIIGPQQNFVEDKQNSLWAEGDVFREKMLNEQENGKVAVTRILSGVDDITINGSNKNRASKKEETDLYNDDEERNGLTQGDKLRALKSKRQARSSSGSLSQEENKIHTRSSSQSLSRVILQASVQGCTASINPMALSDQSDSRKRTRTSLPANGVGGRRTVSKGRKARSSLQSIRFSRLCHSIPKARAPLLR; this is translated from the exons ATGAAGCGCAAGAGCGAGAGGAGACGAGCCGAGTCGAGGAAAAAGCGCTGTGCAGCTCACTCAGAGGCGGAGTTAAACTCAGATATTTACACTGAGATAACAG ATCAACTCTATTTCGCCATACTAAAACAAAAGATCAAGAACACAGCTGAACGACACTGTTTCTGCATAGACGAAGAGCTGGCATATGAGAA ctTCTATGCGGACTTTGGTCCCCTAAACCTGGCCATGTTTTATCGCTTCTGTTGCAAGCTGACAAAGAAGCTCACG TCCATTACGCTCTCAAGAAAGAAGATCATATTTTACACCTGTGGAGATCAGAAGAAACAAGCCAATGCCGCCTACCTAATCGGCTCGTATGCA GTAATGCATCTAAACATGATGCCAGAGGATGCATACAGTTTGCTGGTGTCAAGGAATTCAACATATATTCCATTCAG aGATGCTTCGTTTGGAACCTGCATGTACAATCTGAACATCCTAGATTGTCTTCGTGGTGTTCACAAG GCTCTGCAGTACGGCTGGCTGGACTTCTCCAACTTTGATGTGGAAGAATATGAGCACTATGAGAGGGCAGAAAATGGAGACTTAAACTGGATCATTCCAAAAAAGTTCCTTGCGTTCAGTGGGCCTCATCCAAAAAGCAAAATAGAGAATG GGTACCCTTTGCACGCTCCTGAGGCCTACATCCCATACTTCAGGAAACATAACATCACCACTGTCATCAGACTCAACAAGAAGATGTATGATGCCAGGCGCTTCACAGAATCTGGCTTTGAGCACCACGATCTGTTCTTTGTGGACGGGAGTACACCAAACGACGCCATCGTCAGGAAGTTCCTCAACATCTGCGAGAACGCAGAAGGAGCCATTGCTGTCCACTGCAAGG ctGGTCTGGGGAGGACTGGCACTCTGATCGGCTGTTACATGATGAAACATTACTGCCTGAGTGCTGCGGAGGCCATTGCCTGGATACGGATCTGCCGACCAGGGTCCATCATTGGGCCTCAGCAGAACTTTGTTGAAGA TAAGCAGAACAGTCTGTGGGCAGAGGGAGATGTTTTCCGGGAGAAGATGTTAAATGAACAAGAGAATGGCAAGGTGGCTGTAACCAGGATCCTGTCTGGTGTGGATGACATAACCATCAACGGGAGCAACAAGAACAGGGCATCCAAGAAAGAAGAAACAGACCTG tataATGATGACGAGGAGAGAAATGGCCTTACACAGGGTGATAAACTGCGAGCTCTGAAGAGCAAGAGGCAGGCCAGATCGTCCTCCGGTTCCCTTTC ACAAGAAGAGAATAAGATTCACACCAGGTCTTCATCACAGTCCCTAAG CAGGGTCATATTGCAGGCCAGTGTTCAGGGCTGTACGGCCAGCATCAACCCCATGGCTCTGTCTGACCAATCGGACAGCAGGAAGAGGACTAGAACCTCACTGCCAGCAAACGGAGTAGGAGGAAG ACGCACCGTCTCCAAAGGACGTAAAGCTCGCAGTTCTTTGCAATCAATTCGATTTTCCAGGCTATG TCACTCCATACCCAAAGCTAGAGCTCCTCTACTTCGGTGA
- the cdc14b gene encoding dual specificity protein phosphatase CDC14B isoform X2, with protein MKRKSERRRAESRKKRCAAHSEAELNSDIYTEITDQLYFAILKQKIKNTAERHCFCIDEELAYENFYADFGPLNLAMFYRFCCKLTKKLTSITLSRKKIIFYTCGDQKKQANAAYLIGSYAVMHLNMMPEDAYSLLVSRNSTYIPFRDASFGTCMYNLNILDCLRGVHKALQYGWLDFSNFDVEEYEHYERAENGDLNWIIPKKFLAFSGPHPKSKIENGYPLHAPEAYIPYFRKHNITTVIRLNKKMYDARRFTESGFEHHDLFFVDGSTPNDAIVRKFLNICENAEGAIAVHCKAGLGRTGTLIGCYMMKHYCLSAAEAIAWIRICRPGSIIGPQQNFVEDKQNSLWAEGDVFREKMLNEQENGKVAVTRILSGVDDITINGSNKNRASKKEETDLYNDDEERNGLTQGDKLRALKSKRQARSSSGSLSQEENKIHTRSSSQSLSRVILQASVQGCTASINPMALSDQSDSRKRTRTSLPANGVGGSPLCHTRLVRSLGNLHVVAGDREPMCWEPCGGHRDTASATANTGTLINLNMAQVQLQSLHTQS; from the exons ATGAAGCGCAAGAGCGAGAGGAGACGAGCCGAGTCGAGGAAAAAGCGCTGTGCAGCTCACTCAGAGGCGGAGTTAAACTCAGATATTTACACTGAGATAACAG ATCAACTCTATTTCGCCATACTAAAACAAAAGATCAAGAACACAGCTGAACGACACTGTTTCTGCATAGACGAAGAGCTGGCATATGAGAA ctTCTATGCGGACTTTGGTCCCCTAAACCTGGCCATGTTTTATCGCTTCTGTTGCAAGCTGACAAAGAAGCTCACG TCCATTACGCTCTCAAGAAAGAAGATCATATTTTACACCTGTGGAGATCAGAAGAAACAAGCCAATGCCGCCTACCTAATCGGCTCGTATGCA GTAATGCATCTAAACATGATGCCAGAGGATGCATACAGTTTGCTGGTGTCAAGGAATTCAACATATATTCCATTCAG aGATGCTTCGTTTGGAACCTGCATGTACAATCTGAACATCCTAGATTGTCTTCGTGGTGTTCACAAG GCTCTGCAGTACGGCTGGCTGGACTTCTCCAACTTTGATGTGGAAGAATATGAGCACTATGAGAGGGCAGAAAATGGAGACTTAAACTGGATCATTCCAAAAAAGTTCCTTGCGTTCAGTGGGCCTCATCCAAAAAGCAAAATAGAGAATG GGTACCCTTTGCACGCTCCTGAGGCCTACATCCCATACTTCAGGAAACATAACATCACCACTGTCATCAGACTCAACAAGAAGATGTATGATGCCAGGCGCTTCACAGAATCTGGCTTTGAGCACCACGATCTGTTCTTTGTGGACGGGAGTACACCAAACGACGCCATCGTCAGGAAGTTCCTCAACATCTGCGAGAACGCAGAAGGAGCCATTGCTGTCCACTGCAAGG ctGGTCTGGGGAGGACTGGCACTCTGATCGGCTGTTACATGATGAAACATTACTGCCTGAGTGCTGCGGAGGCCATTGCCTGGATACGGATCTGCCGACCAGGGTCCATCATTGGGCCTCAGCAGAACTTTGTTGAAGA TAAGCAGAACAGTCTGTGGGCAGAGGGAGATGTTTTCCGGGAGAAGATGTTAAATGAACAAGAGAATGGCAAGGTGGCTGTAACCAGGATCCTGTCTGGTGTGGATGACATAACCATCAACGGGAGCAACAAGAACAGGGCATCCAAGAAAGAAGAAACAGACCTG tataATGATGACGAGGAGAGAAATGGCCTTACACAGGGTGATAAACTGCGAGCTCTGAAGAGCAAGAGGCAGGCCAGATCGTCCTCCGGTTCCCTTTC ACAAGAAGAGAATAAGATTCACACCAGGTCTTCATCACAGTCCCTAAG CAGGGTCATATTGCAGGCCAGTGTTCAGGGCTGTACGGCCAGCATCAACCCCATGGCTCTGTCTGACCAATCGGACAGCAGGAAGAGGACTAGAACCTCACTGCCAGCAAACGGAGTAGGAGGAAG CCCCCTGTGCCACACCAGACTGGTCAGGTCCCTAGGCAACTTACATGTAGTGGCTGGCGACAGGGAGCCAATGTGTTGGGAGCCATGTGGCGGCCATAGAGACACAGCCAGTGCCACAGCCAACACAGGCACTCTCATCAACTTAAACATGGCACAGGTCCAGCTGCAG TCACTCCATACCCAAAGCTAG
- the cdc14b gene encoding dual specificity protein phosphatase CDC14B isoform X5: MKRKSERRRAESRKKRCAAHSEAELNSDIYTEITDQLYFAILKQKIKNTAERHCFCIDEELAYENFYADFGPLNLAMFYRFCCKLTKKLTSITLSRKKIIFYTCGDQKKQANAAYLIGSYAVMHLNMMPEDAYSLLVSRNSTYIPFRDASFGTCMYNLNILDCLRGVHKALQYGWLDFSNFDVEEYEHYERAENGDLNWIIPKKFLAFSGPHPKSKIENGYPLHAPEAYIPYFRKHNITTVIRLNKKMYDARRFTESGFEHHDLFFVDGSTPNDAIVRKFLNICENAEGAIAVHCKAGLGRTGTLIGCYMMKHYCLSAAEAIAWIRICRPGSIIGPQQNFVEDKQNSLWAEGDVFREKMLNEQENGKVAVTRILSGVDDITINGSNKNRASKKEETDLYNDDEERNGLTQGDKLRALKSKRQARSSSGSLSQEENKIHTRSSSQSLSRVILQASVQGCTASINPMALSDQSDSRKRTRTSLPANGVGGRRTVSKGRKARSSLQSIRFSRLWYLSPLHLLLHLLYFKCLICVQKH; encoded by the exons ATGAAGCGCAAGAGCGAGAGGAGACGAGCCGAGTCGAGGAAAAAGCGCTGTGCAGCTCACTCAGAGGCGGAGTTAAACTCAGATATTTACACTGAGATAACAG ATCAACTCTATTTCGCCATACTAAAACAAAAGATCAAGAACACAGCTGAACGACACTGTTTCTGCATAGACGAAGAGCTGGCATATGAGAA ctTCTATGCGGACTTTGGTCCCCTAAACCTGGCCATGTTTTATCGCTTCTGTTGCAAGCTGACAAAGAAGCTCACG TCCATTACGCTCTCAAGAAAGAAGATCATATTTTACACCTGTGGAGATCAGAAGAAACAAGCCAATGCCGCCTACCTAATCGGCTCGTATGCA GTAATGCATCTAAACATGATGCCAGAGGATGCATACAGTTTGCTGGTGTCAAGGAATTCAACATATATTCCATTCAG aGATGCTTCGTTTGGAACCTGCATGTACAATCTGAACATCCTAGATTGTCTTCGTGGTGTTCACAAG GCTCTGCAGTACGGCTGGCTGGACTTCTCCAACTTTGATGTGGAAGAATATGAGCACTATGAGAGGGCAGAAAATGGAGACTTAAACTGGATCATTCCAAAAAAGTTCCTTGCGTTCAGTGGGCCTCATCCAAAAAGCAAAATAGAGAATG GGTACCCTTTGCACGCTCCTGAGGCCTACATCCCATACTTCAGGAAACATAACATCACCACTGTCATCAGACTCAACAAGAAGATGTATGATGCCAGGCGCTTCACAGAATCTGGCTTTGAGCACCACGATCTGTTCTTTGTGGACGGGAGTACACCAAACGACGCCATCGTCAGGAAGTTCCTCAACATCTGCGAGAACGCAGAAGGAGCCATTGCTGTCCACTGCAAGG ctGGTCTGGGGAGGACTGGCACTCTGATCGGCTGTTACATGATGAAACATTACTGCCTGAGTGCTGCGGAGGCCATTGCCTGGATACGGATCTGCCGACCAGGGTCCATCATTGGGCCTCAGCAGAACTTTGTTGAAGA TAAGCAGAACAGTCTGTGGGCAGAGGGAGATGTTTTCCGGGAGAAGATGTTAAATGAACAAGAGAATGGCAAGGTGGCTGTAACCAGGATCCTGTCTGGTGTGGATGACATAACCATCAACGGGAGCAACAAGAACAGGGCATCCAAGAAAGAAGAAACAGACCTG tataATGATGACGAGGAGAGAAATGGCCTTACACAGGGTGATAAACTGCGAGCTCTGAAGAGCAAGAGGCAGGCCAGATCGTCCTCCGGTTCCCTTTC ACAAGAAGAGAATAAGATTCACACCAGGTCTTCATCACAGTCCCTAAG CAGGGTCATATTGCAGGCCAGTGTTCAGGGCTGTACGGCCAGCATCAACCCCATGGCTCTGTCTGACCAATCGGACAGCAGGAAGAGGACTAGAACCTCACTGCCAGCAAACGGAGTAGGAGGAAG ACGCACCGTCTCCAAAGGACGTAAAGCTCGCAGTTCTTTGCAATCAATTCGATTTTCCAGGCTATGGTATCTATCTCCTCTTCACTTACtgttacatttactgtatt ttaaatgtcTGATTTGTGTGCAAAAACATTGA
- the cdc14b gene encoding dual specificity protein phosphatase CDC14B isoform X6: MKRKSERRRAESRKKRCAAHSEAELNSDIYTEITDQLYFAILKQKIKNTAERHCFCIDEELAYENFYADFGPLNLAMFYRFCCKLTKKLTSITLSRKKIIFYTCGDQKKQANAAYLIGSYAVMHLNMMPEDAYSLLVSRNSTYIPFRDASFGTCMYNLNILDCLRGVHKALQYGWLDFSNFDVEEYEHYERAENGDLNWIIPKKFLAFSGPHPKSKIENGYPLHAPEAYIPYFRKHNITTVIRLNKKMYDARRFTESGFEHHDLFFVDGSTPNDAIVRKFLNICENAEGAIAVHCKAGLGRTGTLIGCYMMKHYCLSAAEAIAWIRICRPGSIIGPQQNFVEDKQNSLWAEGDVFREKMLNEQENGKVAVTRILSGVDDITINGSNKNRASKKEETDLYNDDEERNGLTQGDKLRALKSKRQARSSSGSLSQEENKIHTRSSSQSLRVILQASVQGCTASINPMALSDQSDSRKRTRTSLPANGVGGRRTVSKGRKARSSLQSIRFSRLWYLSPLHLLLHLLYFKCLICVQKH, encoded by the exons ATGAAGCGCAAGAGCGAGAGGAGACGAGCCGAGTCGAGGAAAAAGCGCTGTGCAGCTCACTCAGAGGCGGAGTTAAACTCAGATATTTACACTGAGATAACAG ATCAACTCTATTTCGCCATACTAAAACAAAAGATCAAGAACACAGCTGAACGACACTGTTTCTGCATAGACGAAGAGCTGGCATATGAGAA ctTCTATGCGGACTTTGGTCCCCTAAACCTGGCCATGTTTTATCGCTTCTGTTGCAAGCTGACAAAGAAGCTCACG TCCATTACGCTCTCAAGAAAGAAGATCATATTTTACACCTGTGGAGATCAGAAGAAACAAGCCAATGCCGCCTACCTAATCGGCTCGTATGCA GTAATGCATCTAAACATGATGCCAGAGGATGCATACAGTTTGCTGGTGTCAAGGAATTCAACATATATTCCATTCAG aGATGCTTCGTTTGGAACCTGCATGTACAATCTGAACATCCTAGATTGTCTTCGTGGTGTTCACAAG GCTCTGCAGTACGGCTGGCTGGACTTCTCCAACTTTGATGTGGAAGAATATGAGCACTATGAGAGGGCAGAAAATGGAGACTTAAACTGGATCATTCCAAAAAAGTTCCTTGCGTTCAGTGGGCCTCATCCAAAAAGCAAAATAGAGAATG GGTACCCTTTGCACGCTCCTGAGGCCTACATCCCATACTTCAGGAAACATAACATCACCACTGTCATCAGACTCAACAAGAAGATGTATGATGCCAGGCGCTTCACAGAATCTGGCTTTGAGCACCACGATCTGTTCTTTGTGGACGGGAGTACACCAAACGACGCCATCGTCAGGAAGTTCCTCAACATCTGCGAGAACGCAGAAGGAGCCATTGCTGTCCACTGCAAGG ctGGTCTGGGGAGGACTGGCACTCTGATCGGCTGTTACATGATGAAACATTACTGCCTGAGTGCTGCGGAGGCCATTGCCTGGATACGGATCTGCCGACCAGGGTCCATCATTGGGCCTCAGCAGAACTTTGTTGAAGA TAAGCAGAACAGTCTGTGGGCAGAGGGAGATGTTTTCCGGGAGAAGATGTTAAATGAACAAGAGAATGGCAAGGTGGCTGTAACCAGGATCCTGTCTGGTGTGGATGACATAACCATCAACGGGAGCAACAAGAACAGGGCATCCAAGAAAGAAGAAACAGACCTG tataATGATGACGAGGAGAGAAATGGCCTTACACAGGGTGATAAACTGCGAGCTCTGAAGAGCAAGAGGCAGGCCAGATCGTCCTCCGGTTCCCTTTC ACAAGAAGAGAATAAGATTCACACCAGGTCTTCATCACAGTCCCTAAG GGTCATATTGCAGGCCAGTGTTCAGGGCTGTACGGCCAGCATCAACCCCATGGCTCTGTCTGACCAATCGGACAGCAGGAAGAGGACTAGAACCTCACTGCCAGCAAACGGAGTAGGAGGAAG ACGCACCGTCTCCAAAGGACGTAAAGCTCGCAGTTCTTTGCAATCAATTCGATTTTCCAGGCTATGGTATCTATCTCCTCTTCACTTACtgttacatttactgtatt ttaaatgtcTGATTTGTGTGCAAAAACATTGA